CTCGTTGAAAAACCCCCGTCTTACATGAAGCTTGGCGCGTACTTGAAGAGCAGCATAAACGCTATGACGAGCGCGTAGATGGTGAGCGCCTCCATGATGGCTATACCGAGCAGCATGGTGGTCATGAGCTTACCGGCCATGCCCGGGTTTCTGGCCATGCCTTCGAGCGCTCCCCTTGTGGCGTGCCCCTGCCCGACGCCGGGGCCGATGGCCCCGAGCCCCGCGGCCAGGCCGGCGCCGAGGAATATCGCCGCCAGAACCACGCTGTCGCCTGCCCCTTCCTTAACTTCCCCTTCGGCCCACACAGTCGTGGCGCCGGAGAGAAGGAACGCGATCGTCAATACGAAAAGTACC
This genomic stretch from Thermodesulfobacteriota bacterium harbors:
- the atpE gene encoding ATP synthase F0 subunit C codes for the protein MRSMKKVLFVLTIAFLLSGATTVWAEGEVKEGAGDSVVLAAIFLGAGLAAGLGAIGPGVGQGHATRGALEGMARNPGMAGKLMTTMLLGIAIMEALTIYALVIAFMLLFKYAPSFM